GCCCGTGCACCTGCGTGCACTCCTCACGAGCGCGACCGCGAGTCCCGCGCTCGATGCCGTGTTATGCGCCACCGCCCCCCTGCCCCGGGCCCTGGCCGAGGAGGCCGAGCAGCGCCTGGATGCGCCGCTGCATGAGATCTACGGGGCCACCGAGGCCGGCCAGATCGCCACCCGGCGCCCAACGCATGACGAACTCTGGACACTCTTCCCGGGGCTCGTTCTGGAGGCTCGCGACGCGTCGTTTGTGGTCCATGGCGGGCACGTCGAGACTCCGGCCGTCCTGGGCGACATCATAGAACCGAGCGGGCCTCGCGGGTTCCGGCTTCATGGCCGCGGCACCGACATCGTGAACGTGGCCGGCAAGCGCAGTTCGATCGCCTTCCTCGAACAGCAGCTGCTTGCCATTCCCGGTGTGGTCGACGGCGCCTTTTACATGCCCGATGAGGACTTGGCGGGCCCGGTCGCGCGTCTCACGGCCTTTGTGGTTGCCCCCGGCCTTACCGCGGCGGCCATCGAAACGGCCCTTCGCGCGCGCGTGGATCCGGTGTTTCTGCCGCGCCCGCTGGTCCTGGTCGACGCCCTGCCGCGGCTTGCCACCGGCAAGTTGCCGCTGGCCGCCATGCGCCGGCTGCTGGCATCGCGTGCCCGCCAGGCCGGAGGTCGCCATGGCTGACGAGGCGTGGCTCACCTTTCCCGCCGACCACCCGGCCTTCCCCGGCCATTTCCCGGGTGATCCGATCGTGCCCGGCGCGTTGCTCCTGGACGAGGCGCTGGCCGCCGTGTGCGCGGCCCGCGGCCTCTCCTACGAGTCCCTGTGCGTGGCCTCGGCCAAGTTCCTGCACCCGGTCCGGCCCGGACAAGAGGTCCGGCTCCGCTGGCGGGATTCCGGGCCAGGCCTCCTCGATCTCGGCCTTTTCCTGGTGGATCGTCCCGTGGCCATGGCCGCGATCTCATTACCCGACGCGCCCCCATGAGGCCCGCGCCCACACGGCCTGGCCGGCCACCGGGGCGGCCATGAGCGGCTCCGCCCGGTCGGCGCCTTGCGCCCGCGCCCTTCGCCTGGGGCGCGCCGAGATCGATGGTTATCTGCCGCATCGGGGCGCCATGCGCCTGTTGGCCGGGGTACGGGCCTATGATCACGACACCATAGAGTGCCTCGCCGATGGTCATCGCGATCCGGCCCATCCCTTGCGCGCACGCGGGCGCCTGGGGGCGGCGTGCGCGATCGAGTATGCCGCGCAGGCCATGGCCATCCATGGCGCGTTGTGCGGGGATGGCCGGACGCCACCCGCCGGTTCGTTGCTCGCGGTGCGTGATATCCGGTTGCGGGTCGCGCGCCTCGATGACATCGAGGAAGACCTGCTCATCCATTGTCATTGTCTGGCCCGCGATACGCGTGGCGCCAGCTATCGATTTCTCGTGGCGACCGCCTCAAGCCCCCTGGTCTCGGGGCGCGCCACGGTACAATTCACCGCCCTTCAGGGGCGCGCCTCGTGAACGACCGGGCACCGGCGGCGCGCCGCGCGCTCGTGACCGGTGCCAGCGGCGCCGTAGGTGCGGCGATCTGCCGCCGGCTGGCCGCGGACGGCTGCCACGTCCTCTGTCATGCCCATACCCGCGGCGCGGACGCCGCGCGCCTGGTCTCCGAGCTGAACACCCTCGGTGCCGCGGCCGATCTCTGCGTCTTTGACCTCGCGGATGCGCACGCCGTGGCCGCGGCGCTCGCCCCTTTTCTGGCCGAGGCCCCCATCCAGATCCTCGTGCATAATGCCGGTGTTTGCGACGACGCGGTGCTGGCGGGCATGACGGCGGCGCAATGGCGGCGCCCGCTCGATGTCTCCTTGGATGGATTTTTTCATGTCACAAGGCCCCTGCTCTTGCCCATGATCCGCACGCGCTGGGGGCGCATCATCAATGTCACGTCGGTCGCCGGTCTTGTCGGCAATCGCGGTCAGGCCAATTACGCGGCCGCCAAGGCCGGCCTGCATGCCGCCGGCAAATCGCTGGCGCTCGAGGTCGCAAGTCGCGGGATTACCGTCAATTCGGTCGCCCCGGGCATCATCGCCACGCCCATGAGCCACGTCTTCGGCCCCGACGACATTGCCCGTCTTGTTCCCATGGGCCGCGCCGGCGAGTGCCGCGAGGTCGCCGATCTCATCGGCTTCCTGGCCTCGGATCAGGCCGGCTACATCACCGGACAGGTCATTTCCATCAACGGCGGCATGATCTAGGTCTCGCGCCGGGTCGGAGCAGGCGTGGCAGGCGGTAGAGGAGCCCGAAGACCAGGCGTATATGCATGCCGGTGAGCAGCAGGTTGTCGCGCACGTAATGAAAGTGCGAGATGCCGCCCTCGGTCTTGCGCAAATAGCGGACCGGGGCATCGATATTGCAGACCGTGACCCCCTCCCAGAAGAGGCGTACCGCCGCTTCCGGATCGAAGTCGAACCGGCGCATGGAGCGGCGCGCGCTCATGATGCGAAAGAGCGGCTCGATCGGGTAGACGCGAAACCCAAACAGCGAGTCGCCGATATGGCGTCCGAGGGTCTCTATGTTGGTAAACAGGTTCGAGAGGCGCCGGCCGTAGACGCGCGCTCGCGGGGCGTCGGCCGCGAACACCGGGACCCCCAGGATCATGGCCTTGGGATGCGCGCCCGAGGCCTGCATGAAGGCCGGAATGAGGGATACCGGATGCTGGCCGTCGGAGTCCATGCACAGGGCGTGGGTATAGCCCTCGGCGCGCGCGCGCGTAAGCCCCGCCAGCACGGCCGCGCCCTTGCCGCGGTTATACGGTTCGACGATGACAAGGAGATCCGCGTGACGGCGCGCCATCTCGGCGAGCCCTTCGGCGGTGCCGTCGGTGCTGCCGTCCACGACCACCCACACCGGGGCCCAGTGGCGCAAGGCCTCGGCCACGGTTTCATAGACCTTCGGGCCCGGATCGTAGCTCGGGATCAGCACGAGATGGGTTGCGGAAGCGGTGGGCATCGGGTAGCCGGCGCGGTCAGTGGGTTCGGATCGAATCGCAAGTCGCCCGGCGGCGATCCGCGTTCATTCGGTGTCGGCGGCGACCGGCGCGTCCGCGGAACGCCGATGCTGGAGCCGGCGTTGCCGCAGGGTGCGCAGGGACCGGCGCAGGTGCCGCAGGGCATGCAGATAATACAAGGCCTTGAAGGCCGCCAGCGAGCCCCATACGGGGGTATCGGCGAAGATGTCCCCGGCCAGCACCGATAAAAGGGCCTCCTGCACGCGAAAGATGTTGCGCGGTCCCATGAAAAGGTCGCGCATGCTCGGGTGGTTCACGCGGTAGATGAACCACGCATAGGTGCGCAATCCCTGGCGCAGCGCGCGATCATAGGCGCGCAGTGCGCGCGGGGCCTCCGCCGGTCTTTTCAGGCAGGTGTCGACGGCGTCGGCGGCCAGAAAGCCGCCGTGCATGGCCAGCATGACGCCCGAGGAGAATACCGGGTCGATGAACGAGAAGGCGTCGCCGACGAGGAGGTGGTTCGCGCCATGGGAATGCTCGCATCCGTACGAGAAATTACCGGTTGCCTGCACCTCCGATACGAGTGTGGCATCGGCCAGGCGTTCGGCGAGCGGCGGGCACAAGGCCAGCGTTTCCCGGAAGAAGTCCGCCACGGGCCCTGTCCGGGTCTTCAGATAATGGGGCCAGACCACGGCGCCCACGCTCGTGATCCCGTCGGCCAGGGGGATGAACCAGAACCACCCGTGTTCGAACCAGAAGAGCGAGATATGGCCCTCCTCCTGGCCGCTGTTTCGGACCGCCCCCCGGAAGTGCCCATAGAGCGCGGAGCTGTTGTGCCGGGGGTTGCGCCGTTTGGTGTGAAGGCGGCGACCGAGAAAGGTGTCGCGCCCGGATGCGTCGATCACGAACCGGGCCTCGAAGTCCTCGACGCCCCCGTCGGCGTGCCGCGTCCGTACCCGCGCCCCGTCGCCGCTCCCGGAAAAGACCACGTCCTGCACCCGGCAGCCCTCGTGAGTCTTTGCCCCTTTGGCGGCCGCATTGCGAAACAGGATGGCGTCAAAGTCGGCGCGCGGCACGTGATAGGCATAGGGCATGTCCTTGTTCCAGGCGTCGGCGAACAGGAATTCCTGGCGGCCCTTCGCATGCCAGGGGGACAGGAATTCCACCCCCCACTTCATCATGCCTATGGCGCGCACCGCCTCGCCCACGCCCAAGCGCTCCAGTAACGGCAGGTTGGCCGGAAGCAGGGACTCGCCGATATGAAACCGCGGGTGGTGATCCTTTTCGGCAATCACCACCCGGTAACCGCGCTCGGCGAGCAGCGCGCCGGCCGTGGTGCCGCCTGGTCCCCCGCCGATCACGAACACATCACATGCCGTACCCATCACGCGCCCCTCCGAGCATCCCCCGAAAGCGCCCATCGGCGCACCCCGTCTCACGAATTGCCGCACCCTGACGCGCCGCCCGAATCGTGAGCTTACTGCGGTCGCCCGTCGAGAAACAGGTCGATGCGTCGATCGCCCAGGGCCCCGTCATTCACCTCCCCAAGTTCTTGATGAGGCGAAGGGCATCCGAATCCGCTGGCTTTTTGTTTTGCGCTCTGCTATAACAGGCGGCATGAACGATCCCGGCCAGAATGATGCGATGGCGGTGTCGCGGGTGCAAGTGCGCCTGATCCGCCCAGGCGAACGCGCCGAGTGGGACCGCTTGATGCGTGCCCATCACTATCTGGGGCTCACCGCGCTCGTGGGGCGCAGTCTGCGGTACGTGGTGGAGGGGGATGGCCAGTGGCTGGCGCTCCTCGGCTGGGCGTCGGCAGCCTTGAAGTGCGCCCCGCGGGATGCCTGGATCGGCTGGGCGAAGACTCTGCAATGGCAACGTATTGGACTGATCGCCAACAACGCCCGCTTCCTGATCCTGCCCGGGGTGCGGGTGCGGAATCTCGCCTCGCAGGTGTTGGGGGCGAACCTCCGACGCCTGTCTAGCGACTGGCAGGCGGTCCACGGCCACGGCCTTCTGCTTGGCCTGGACCTTCATCGATCCGGCGCGCTTTGCCGGCACCTGCTACCGGGCGGCCAACTGGATCGAACTCGGGCCCACGCGCGGCGCCACGGCCTTCTGCTTGGCCTGGACCTTCATCGATCCGGCGCGCTTTGCCGGCACCTGCTACCGGGCGGCCAACTGGATCGAACTCGGGCCCACGCGCGGCTTTGCCAAATCCAACGCGACCTATGTCGCCCATGGCGCGCCCAAGCGGATCTGGGTGTATCCCCTCCATAAAAAGGCCCGACTGATCCTCTCATCGCCACGCCCGCACCCAGACCTACCCCGCCAGGAGATAAAGACCATGCAACTTTCCGATGCGGACGCGGCCGCACTGTTTGCGCGCCTGGAGTCGCTCGATGATCCGCGTGCCAAGCGAGGACGACGTCACACCCAGCGTTCGTTGCTCGCGATCGTGCTCTGCGCGGTGATCAGCGGAGCACAGGGACCGACGGCCATCGGCGAATGGGTCAAACGCCTCCCGCCTGCGATGCTGCGCCGGTTGCGGTGCCGTAGGACCGCCGATGGGCACCATGAACCCCCGTCCGAGCCCACCATCCGGCGTCTGCTCCAGGCCATTGATATCGAACAGCTCGAGCGGCAACTGGGGGATTGGCTGCATACGCAGGGCGTAGCCGATGAACCGGTCGCATGAACCGATCGCGCTCGATGGCAAAACCTTACGGGGATCGCAGGATGGGGGTCATGCACGGCAACTGGTCGCCGCGTTCGGGCACACGAGCCATGTGGTCTTCAATCAAGTGGAGGTGGCCGACAAGGCGAGTGAGCAGAGACAGCAATTCTCAATGTGGCAATGACCATGAAGGCTGGACAAAAGGTGCGGTCTGCGGTATAACAGCGCTGGGCCATGGTACGCGAGCGCGGCGTGACGGATCTTGTTACCGAAAATCCCCTGAGTCTCAATGTCTTAGTGGAATCGCTCAAAGAAGTGATGCGGGCGGCTCCCGACAAACGGACGGGGAAGAACGGCGTCTATAGCATGGAAGATGCAGCGCTGGCGGCCTTTGCCATATTCTTGACGCAAAGCCCGTCGTTTCTGGCCTATCAGAGGACGATGGAGCAGACCCGTGGCCAAAGCAACGCGCAGACGCTCTTGGGCATGAGTCAAATCCCGACGGACAATTGTGTCCGCACGATGCTCGATCCCGTGGCGCCTGCTCACCTGTTCCCGCTCTTTACGCAGATATTTCAGGCCCTGAACGCGAGCGGCCACATCGATCCCTTTCGGGTGGGCAGATATTTCAGGCCCTGAACGCGAGCGGCCACATCGATCCCTTTCGGGTGGCACTCGATGCCTGCGCAAGCGGTCCGGGCCAGCTCCTCATCGCCCTGGATGGGACGGCTTATCACGCCTCCCCTACCATCCATTGCCCGCAATGCACGCGCATCGAGCACCAGAACGGCGCCGTGAGCTATCAGCATACGGTCATCACACCGGTGATCGTGACCCCGACTTTAAGCCGGGTGATTCCCCTAGCACCGGAATTCATTGTCCCGCAGGACGGTCACGACAAGCAGGATTGCGAGACGGCGGCGGCCAAGCGCTGGCTTACGACCGCCGCCCACTACCGGGATCAGCACGTCACCGTGCTCGGCGACGACCTCTATAGCCGTCAACCCCTGTGCGAGCAGATCCTGGCGGCGGGGTTAGACTTCCTCTTGGTCTGCAAACCCAGCTCACATCCCACGCTGTACGAGTGGGTCGAGAGCCTTGCGCGTTCGGGGGGTGTGACGACCCATCAGATCACGCGCCGCAAGGGTAAGCAGGTCTTTACCGACACCTATCGCTTCGCGTCAGAGCTCCCCTTGCGCGGCCACGAGGATGCGCTTTGTGTGAACTGGCTGGAACTGACCACCACCGATGCCGCGGGCCAAACGATGTACCACAACGCCTGGGTCACACGGCATACGATTCACCCCGGTAACGTCGCCATCCTTGCGGGCGCCGCTCGGGCGCGATGGGGCATCGAGAACGGCGCTAACAACACCCTAAAGACCAAGGGTTACCATTTCGAACACAATTTCGGACACGGCAAGCGCCATCTCTCGTCCCTTTTGGCGACCCTGAATCTGCTCGCCTTCCTGTGGCACACCGTGCAGGAGATGACCTACCGGAAGGTCCAGTTGCTGCGCGCGAGCCTCCCCACCCGTCAGACCTTTTTTGACGATATCCGGGCGTTGACCCGGTATCTGTGCTTTCCCAGTTTCGAGGCCTTGCTCGACTTCATGCTGAAGGGCCTCACAATCGACGCGCCCGACAGCAGCTGAGAGCTCTTATGAGTGACCTTCGGTTTTGCGGCCACACACTGGAACCGGCGGAGCTTGCGCTGATCGTCGAGTTGGCAACCCGCTATGGTCGCTTAAGCCGCCATGAGCTGGCACAGACGGTGTGCGAGCTCCTGGGCTGGCAGCGCCCTAATGGACAACCGAAGACGATCGAATGCCGGGCCCTCCTTGAACGGATGCAGGAGGCGGGACTGATCGGCCTGCCCGCGCTGAAGTCCGGTCGCCCGCGCGGGGCGGGTCGTCGGTTCCGGTCAGCCCGGACCCAGAGTCAGCCCCGCTCGACGCGCCGCTTGCCACCCTGCAGCCAATCAGGCTTCAGCGCGTGGCAACCCCAGGAGAGCGGACCTTGTGGCGCACGCTCATCGAGCGCCATCATTACCTTGGCCATCGCGTGCCCTTTGGCGCCCATCTCCGCTACCTGATCCAAACGACATCCCCGCATCCCAGGGTCCTGGGCTGCCTGCAGTTCTCCTCGCCGGCCTGGCGCCTGAAGGGACGCGATCAGTGGATCGGCTGGGACGATGCCACCCGCGCTCAGCACCTGCAGTCTGTCATCTGCAACTCCCGCTTCTTGATCTTGCCCCACGTGCGGGTTCCCAACCTCGCGAGTCATGTGCTGGCGCTCGCGTTACGCACCGTTACCACCGATTGGACGGCCGCCTACGGCATACGCCCCCTCCTGGCCGAGACCTTGGTCGACCCCGCTCGCTTCACCGGGCATTGTTACCGCGTAGCCAACTGGATTGATGTCGGCCTCACCACGGGCCGCGGCCGCGAAGACCGCCAACACACACGCCATGGGGTAAGCCCTAAGCGGATATGGCTCTATCCCCTCGCGCCCAACGCCCGACAGAGACTCACGCAAACCCTGTAGATCGACCGCTACCCCGTTTCTGAAGCGGCGTCACTTCACATTGAGAATTGCTGGAGCAGAGAGCGGTGAAGCCCTTGCTCGACCCCTTGACCTTGGCGGGTCGGGTGGTGACCGCGGACGCCCTGCATACCCAAACAGAGACCGCCCGTTATGTGGTCGAGGACAAGCAGGCGCACTACCTCTTCACTGTTAAAGACAATCAGCCTACGCTCAAAGCCGACATCGAAGGCCTCCATCGGGAGGCCTTTCCCCCCTCAGCACGTGACGACGGATAAGGCCCATGGGCGCGTGGAGACCCGACGTATCTGGGTGAGTGGCACGTTAAACGGCTATGTGACGTTTCCCTATGCCGCCCAAGTGGCTTGTGTCGAGCGCGAGATCTTCCACGTCCGCCCCAACAAAACCACCCTTGAGCGCGTCTATCTGATCACGAGCCAGTCGCAGGCCGAGGCCAGTCCCGCGCAACTCCTGGCCCAGAACCGAGGCCATTGGGGCATCGAGAACCGTCTGCACCACGTACGCGACATGGCCTATGACGAGGATCGTTGCCGGGCCCGCAAGGGGCACACGCCCCGGACCCTCGCCTGCCTGCGGAACTTCACTATCAGCCTCCTGCGCCTGTTCCACGTCGCGAACATCAAAGCGCCTATGACGAGGATCGTTGCCGGGCCCGCAAGGGGCACACGCCCCGGACCCTCGCCTGCCTGCGGAACTTCACTATCAGCCTCCTGCGCCTGTTCCACGTCGCGAACATCAAAGCGGCACTGCGGGGCTTGGCGGCCCAAGCCGATCAGGCCTTGGCGATGCTGCGTCTGTAAAGCCCCTAAAACCAGAAGACAAGGCCCGCGCGGGGTCCCCCCGTCGCAGGCGTTCGCCTCGTTCTCGCCTTTTTGGGAGAAACTCTCCCCAAAAAGCGGTCCCCCCGCCGTTTCGGGCCGCCCACCTCCTCGCCTGGGCTCGCCTCAGGCGTTCAGTGATCGAGGCGCTGCGTGAGCGCGTGACTTTGACGGGACCGTGGTCGATCGCCCGCGGGGAGATCCGATCTGCCCGCCCGCCCCGTCGCTGCGCGCCAAGCGGTCCCACCGATCTCCGGGGCGTTGCTCACGACGCCACGACCCGACTGATCGCCCAGAACTGCAGGCCGCCGCCGACCAGGGTCAGGAGATGAAACGCCGCATGCAGGTACTTCACGCGGTCGCGCACCAGCAGGGCGACGCCCGCGCCATAGCAGGTCGCCGCCAGACCCAGGGCCGCCAGCACGGCGGGCGGGGTATGCCGGAAGAATGGTCGGGCGGCAAGGATCGTGATCCAGCCCATTATGCGGTACAGTTGTTCGGAGCGGCGCGCATAGCGCCCTGGGTCTCCCCACAGAAATACCACCGCGAGCGCGGCCAGCCCCCACTCGATGACGCACAGCAGAGTCCCGATCGTGGCATGGACCATGAGCAAGGCCACCGGGGTGTAGCTCCCGGCCACGAACACCGCGATCATCATCCGGTCCAGGCGTTGGAAGCGGTCCTTCAGGCCGCCGGCCGGCAGGATGTGGTAGATCGCCGATACCGCGTACAAGGCCATCATGGCCGCCGACGAGATCGCGGCGCACCACACCTTGAGGGGGCTGCCGGTGTGTGCCGCGCGTTCTACGAGGACCATGCCCGCGGCCAGCGCCAATGCCGCGCCGAGCGCGTGGATCGCGGCATTGACCCGCTCCTCCCCGCGCGATTGAGGGCGGGCCCCCAGGGCGGTCTCCGTGGGCGCCTCTGCCGGCCATACGGGCGGGCGTGGGTCTGGCGCGTCGATGCCGATCACGCGTGATTCCTGGGGATGCATATTCATAGCGAAAGCCGTGCCCCTATGTCGCGCAATGTCAGGCGTCGGGCCTCGTAGTCCGGCATGACGCGCGCCAGTTCCCGCCAGAAGGAGGGCTTGTGGTGCGGGGCGATCAGGTGGCAGAGCT
The DNA window shown above is from Acidiferrobacter sp. SPIII_3 and carries:
- the fabG gene encoding 3-oxoacyl-ACP reductase FabG — its product is MNDRAPAARRALVTGASGAVGAAICRRLAADGCHVLCHAHTRGADAARLVSELNTLGAAADLCVFDLADAHAVAAALAPFLAEAPIQILVHNAGVCDDAVLAGMTAAQWRRPLDVSLDGFFHVTRPLLLPMIRTRWGRIINVTSVAGLVGNRGQANYAAAKAGLHAAGKSLALEVASRGITVNSVAPGIIATPMSHVFGPDDIARLVPMGRAGECREVADLIGFLASDQAGYITGQVISINGGMI
- a CDS encoding glycosyltransferase family 2 protein produces the protein MPTASATHLVLIPSYDPGPKVYETVAEALRHWAPVWVVVDGSTDGTAEGLAEMARRHADLLVIVEPYNRGKGAAVLAGLTRARAEGYTHALCMDSDGQHPVSLIPAFMQASGAHPKAMILGVPVFAADAPRARVYGRRLSNLFTNIETLGRHIGDSLFGFRVYPIEPLFRIMSARRSMRRFDFDPEAAVRLFWEGVTVCNIDAPVRYLRKTEGGISHFHYVRDNLLLTGMHIRLVFGLLYRLPRLLRPGARPRSCRR
- a CDS encoding NAD(P)/FAD-dependent oxidoreductase; the protein is MGTACDVFVIGGGPGGTTAGALLAERGYRVVIAEKDHHPRFHIGESLLPANLPLLERLGVGEAVRAIGMMKWGVEFLSPWHAKGRQEFLFADAWNKDMPYAYHVPRADFDAILFRNAAAKGAKTHEGCRVQDVVFSGSGDGARVRTRHADGGVEDFEARFVIDASGRDTFLGRRLHTKRRNPRHNSSALYGHFRGAVRNSGQEEGHISLFWFEHGWFWFIPLADGITSVGAVVWPHYLKTRTGPVADFFRETLALCPPLAERLADATLVSEVQATGNFSYGCEHSHGANHLLVGDAFSFIDPVFSSGVMLAMHGGFLAADAVDTCLKRPAEAPRALRAYDRALRQGLRTYAWFIYRVNHPSMRDLFMGPRNIFRVQEALLSVLAGDIFADTPVWGSLAAFKALYYLHALRHLRRSLRTLRQRRLQHRRSADAPVAADTE
- a CDS encoding transposase family protein, encoding MAWTFIDPARFAGTCYRAANWIELGPTRGATAFCLAWTFIDPARFAGTCYRAANWIELGPTRGFAKSNATYVAHGAPKRIWVYPLHKKARLILSSPRPHPDLPRQEIKTMQLSDADAAALFARLESLDDPRAKRGRRHTQRSLLAIVLCAVISGAQGPTAIGEWVKRLPPAMLRRLRCRRTADGHHEPPSEPTIRRLLQAIDIEQLERQLGDWLHTQGVADEPVA
- a CDS encoding Druantia anti-phage system protein DruA, giving the protein MATPGERTLWRTLIERHHYLGHRVPFGAHLRYLIQTTSPHPRVLGCLQFSSPAWRLKGRDQWIGWDDATRAQHLQSVICNSRFLILPHVRVPNLASHVLALALRTVTTDWTAAYGIRPLLAETLVDPARFTGHCYRVANWIDVGLTTGRGREDRQHTRHGVSPKRIWLYPLAPNARQRLTQTL
- a CDS encoding transposase yields the protein MKPLLDPLTLAGRVVTADALHTQTETARYVVEDKQAHYLFTVKDNQPTLKADIEGLHREAFPPSARDDG
- a CDS encoding transposase, coding for MSGTLNGYVTFPYAAQVACVEREIFHVRPNKTTLERVYLITSQSQAEASPAQLLAQNRGHWGIENRLHHVRDMAYDEDRCRARKGHTPRTLACLRNFTISLLRLFHVANIKAPMTRIVAGPARGTRPGPSPACGTSLSASCACSTSRTSKRHCGAWRPKPIRPWRCCVCKAPKTRRQGPRGVPPSQAFASFSPFWEKLSPKSGPPAVSGRPPPRLGSPQAFSDRGAA
- a CDS encoding hemolysin III family protein translates to MNMHPQESRVIGIDAPDPRPPVWPAEAPTETALGARPQSRGEERVNAAIHALGAALALAAGMVLVERAAHTGSPLKVWCAAISSAAMMALYAVSAIYHILPAGGLKDRFQRLDRMMIAVFVAGSYTPVALLMVHATIGTLLCVIEWGLAALAVVFLWGDPGRYARRSEQLYRIMGWITILAARPFFRHTPPAVLAALGLAATCYGAGVALLVRDRVKYLHAAFHLLTLVGGGLQFWAISRVVAS